One genomic region from Thalassotalea sp. PS06 encodes:
- a CDS encoding TonB-dependent receptor produces the protein MKRATTIVQNKTKISLAINHALYGSVIAGSILSTTIFTPIAHAQPQENNAKDVSGIEIIEVTSRKRVENIQNVPSSVQALSSSDLEEQGIENFEDYALLLPSLSFTSAGPGQAQVYMRGAADGGDGNASGSQPSVAIYLDEQPVTAIGRNLDLHIYDIERIEALAGPQSTLFGASSQSGTLRIITNKPDVDAFESGVSVDFSTTKEGEPSHTIEGFVNLPLTDNTAIRVVGWNKHDGGYIDNVAGTHTSALFTNGGELSFVENTNERFVEEDFNTLDNSGLRASLKTEINNDWEAVLTAIYQKQETNGVWYHDPDAPNGEVGDLEVQRFNPETMDDEFTQASLTITGDLGDTELVYAGSLMERDVQFNSDYSDYTDYYSTSWIQYYGCEYYGSATADCTNMMIAYNDDNKYERDTHELRLQSISDSNFQFTIGLYHESSSHDYRQEWVMEGIAKGPDFEQFGVPDLWYLTDQKREDNQSAVFGEFTYDLNEKLSLTLGGRYFENESKLSGTSGYGVIAPGFPIIDVDTDIDDSGSIFKANTSYQLTDNQLIYLTWSEGYRPGGINRDETEVVPRTYKADFVENIELGWKTMSEDQNLRFNGAIYTMSWDDMQLTRYDASFGSPVGLTINVTESSIIGIESDLTYMLTANLRLSAAASYNQAELAEDLTVGNNFSPEGTELPNVPEFKGNISARYYVPVMTYDGYIQATYSYVGERQSDIFKYSGGDFDTDQREDLAAYSITNLSAGIEAGNWTASIYVRNLTDERAELSKGIASWDSTITVNRPRTIGVSFSYLFE, from the coding sequence ATGAAAAGAGCAACCACAATAGTTCAAAACAAAACCAAAATTTCATTAGCCATTAATCATGCGCTTTACGGTTCAGTCATAGCTGGCTCCATTTTATCGACAACAATTTTTACCCCTATTGCGCATGCTCAACCTCAAGAGAACAACGCAAAAGATGTTTCAGGGATTGAAATCATTGAAGTTACCTCTCGAAAACGCGTTGAGAATATTCAAAATGTCCCAAGTAGTGTTCAAGCGTTATCGAGTTCAGACCTTGAAGAGCAAGGCATTGAAAACTTTGAAGACTATGCGTTGTTACTACCCAGCTTATCATTTACCAGTGCAGGTCCAGGTCAAGCTCAGGTATACATGCGCGGTGCTGCTGACGGTGGTGACGGCAATGCTTCAGGTTCTCAACCGAGTGTAGCAATCTATCTGGATGAACAGCCTGTCACAGCGATTGGCAGAAACTTAGATTTACACATATATGATATTGAGCGAATAGAGGCATTAGCAGGTCCTCAAAGCACACTATTTGGGGCAAGTTCACAATCAGGTACTCTGCGCATAATTACCAATAAACCAGACGTCGACGCATTCGAATCTGGCGTTAGTGTTGATTTTAGTACAACTAAAGAGGGCGAACCTAGCCATACCATTGAAGGTTTCGTCAATTTACCACTAACGGACAATACTGCGATCAGAGTTGTTGGTTGGAATAAACATGACGGTGGTTATATAGATAATGTTGCCGGCACACATACGTCTGCGTTATTTACTAATGGTGGAGAGTTATCTTTTGTTGAAAACACCAACGAACGCTTCGTAGAAGAAGACTTTAACACGCTTGATAATTCGGGATTAAGGGCTAGTTTAAAAACTGAAATAAATAATGACTGGGAAGCTGTACTGACAGCTATATATCAAAAACAAGAAACAAATGGCGTGTGGTATCACGACCCTGATGCACCAAACGGAGAAGTTGGGGATTTAGAAGTGCAACGATTCAATCCCGAGACCATGGATGACGAATTTACTCAAGCATCTTTGACCATTACCGGAGACTTGGGGGATACCGAACTTGTGTATGCCGGCTCCCTCATGGAACGCGATGTTCAATTTAACAGTGATTATTCCGATTATACCGATTATTACTCCACGAGCTGGATACAGTATTACGGCTGTGAATACTATGGCAGTGCAACAGCCGACTGCACCAATATGATGATCGCCTATAACGATGACAATAAATACGAGCGCGATACTCACGAGCTGCGATTGCAAAGCATCAGCGATTCGAACTTTCAATTTACCATAGGCCTATATCATGAGAGCTCGAGCCATGATTACAGACAAGAATGGGTAATGGAAGGTATCGCGAAAGGCCCTGACTTTGAACAGTTTGGCGTTCCAGATCTTTGGTATCTTACCGATCAAAAACGAGAAGACAATCAATCTGCAGTTTTCGGCGAATTTACCTACGATCTAAACGAAAAACTATCTCTGACTTTAGGTGGACGATATTTTGAAAATGAAAGTAAATTATCAGGTACATCTGGATATGGTGTGATAGCCCCAGGGTTTCCAATTATCGATGTAGATACAGATATTGACGATAGTGGCTCTATATTTAAAGCCAATACCAGTTACCAACTTACTGACAATCAACTCATTTATTTAACATGGTCAGAAGGTTATCGTCCCGGCGGTATTAACCGTGATGAGACAGAGGTAGTTCCTCGTACCTATAAAGCCGATTTTGTCGAAAATATTGAGCTTGGTTGGAAAACCATGTCTGAAGATCAAAACCTGCGATTCAATGGTGCCATCTACACAATGAGTTGGGACGATATGCAGTTGACTCGCTATGATGCCTCGTTTGGCTCTCCGGTCGGCCTGACAATAAACGTCACCGAGTCTTCTATTATCGGCATCGAATCAGATTTAACTTATATGTTAACAGCTAATCTTCGACTCAGTGCTGCCGCAAGTTACAACCAAGCTGAATTGGCAGAAGATCTAACCGTTGGCAATAATTTTTCGCCAGAGGGTACTGAGTTACCAAACGTTCCTGAATTTAAAGGCAACATCTCTGCCCGATATTATGTGCCTGTGATGACTTACGATGGATACATTCAAGCAACCTACTCGTATGTTGGCGAACGCCAAAGCGACATATTCAAATATTCAGGAGGCGATTTTGACACTGACCAACGTGAAGATCTAGCAGCGTATAGTATTACAAATCTTTCTGCAGGTATTGAAGCTGGTAACTGGACAGCCTCCATTTACGTCAGAAATCTAACCGATGAGCGTGCGGAGTTATCAAAAGGAATCGCAAGTTGGGACTCTACTATAACTGTCAATCGTCCAAGAACGATAGGAGTATCGTTTAGTTACCTTTTTGAATAA
- a CDS encoding tetratricopeptide repeat-containing sulfotransferase family protein, with protein MTQSEIMHLIQRGQKLLASGQSREAYSIGLAAVANSPDSTDSHLLVAIAAQQLKKLEIAFDSITKVIKLNPNIELAHVVRANISSQLNSVKTTVELCKNSIQYFPNNSQIWFQLSQSEYKLNNHASADTAFKKHLVLSASSPVLGEALKQFFKQDFLSSEKAVRQHLNKHPNDVSALRLLGEIALNLGVFDDAQRLFEKALSLAPKYSLARLNYAHVLTKRERNKEALKQIQLLEKQQPNHPPILTIKAATLVKLGRYKESISLYQELLEAQPNQPELWASLGHTYKTTGEKQKCVSAYLNALKFNPDYGDAYWSLANLKTYEFNEEQVTQMHQSYARCHQHQNENLAQICFALAKALESKKKIDESFSYYQIGNQIKSELEPYDRKELEQLVQRSKAYFNREKISAISTLKHSKPHKTTPIFIVGLPRSGSTLLEQILATHSQVDGTKELADIVSLARKLGNRKKKQDNDEYPQSIAKLTEREKWLLGQEYINSSAHLRNDAPYFIDKMPNNFQHIGLIKTILPNAKIIDARRNPVASGFSCYKQLFATGQNFSYDLKNIQHYYQHYLLQMEFWQSCFPDDIITIQYENVIHQTEQQIRKLLEFLNLNFEVNCLDFYKNERAVATASAEQVRQPINTKGLDAWQPYQHHLSILLSI; from the coding sequence ATGACACAATCTGAAATCATGCATTTAATTCAACGAGGGCAAAAGCTATTGGCGAGCGGGCAATCGCGAGAAGCATACAGTATTGGCCTAGCCGCAGTAGCAAACTCACCTGATTCAACGGACTCTCATCTTCTGGTTGCGATAGCGGCTCAACAACTTAAAAAACTTGAAATCGCATTTGATTCAATCACCAAAGTTATTAAATTAAATCCCAATATCGAATTAGCGCACGTCGTTCGTGCAAACATTTCGAGCCAACTTAATTCTGTTAAAACTACCGTGGAATTGTGTAAAAACAGTATCCAGTACTTTCCTAACAATTCGCAGATTTGGTTTCAATTAAGTCAAAGTGAATATAAGTTAAATAATCATGCTTCAGCCGACACCGCTTTTAAAAAGCATTTGGTATTATCCGCCAGCTCTCCAGTATTAGGTGAAGCACTAAAGCAGTTTTTTAAACAGGATTTTTTATCCAGCGAAAAAGCAGTCAGACAGCACCTAAATAAACATCCAAATGATGTAAGTGCCCTAAGACTGCTGGGTGAAATCGCATTAAATTTAGGGGTTTTCGACGACGCCCAACGTTTGTTTGAAAAAGCACTTTCCTTAGCACCTAAATATAGTTTAGCCCGCCTTAATTACGCTCATGTGCTGACCAAGCGAGAACGAAACAAAGAAGCCTTAAAGCAAATTCAATTGCTGGAAAAACAGCAACCAAATCACCCTCCAATACTAACAATTAAAGCTGCTACATTAGTGAAGTTAGGCCGATATAAGGAATCTATATCGTTATATCAGGAATTGTTAGAAGCACAGCCTAATCAACCCGAGTTATGGGCATCATTAGGTCATACATATAAAACCACAGGGGAAAAGCAAAAGTGCGTTAGCGCTTACCTTAACGCATTGAAATTCAACCCGGATTATGGTGACGCATACTGGAGCTTAGCAAATCTAAAGACGTATGAATTTAATGAAGAACAAGTCACTCAAATGCATCAAAGCTACGCACGGTGTCATCAACATCAAAATGAAAATCTCGCACAAATATGTTTTGCACTTGCAAAAGCATTAGAATCAAAAAAGAAAATTGATGAGTCATTTTCTTATTATCAAATCGGTAACCAAATAAAAAGTGAACTTGAGCCTTATGATAGAAAGGAGTTAGAACAGCTGGTTCAACGAAGCAAAGCTTATTTTAATCGAGAAAAAATATCTGCGATTTCAACCTTGAAGCACAGCAAACCACATAAAACCACGCCAATATTTATTGTTGGTCTCCCTCGATCTGGTTCGACGTTGTTAGAACAAATCCTTGCAACTCATAGTCAAGTCGACGGAACTAAAGAATTAGCAGACATAGTTTCACTCGCTCGAAAATTAGGTAATAGAAAGAAAAAGCAAGATAATGATGAGTATCCGCAATCGATTGCTAAATTAACGGAACGAGAAAAGTGGTTATTAGGTCAAGAATATATAAATAGCAGTGCTCATTTGCGTAACGACGCTCCGTATTTTATCGATAAAATGCCAAATAATTTTCAGCACATAGGTTTAATTAAAACCATTTTACCCAACGCTAAAATAATAGATGCGAGAAGAAACCCTGTCGCTTCCGGCTTCAGTTGCTATAAACAGCTTTTCGCCACGGGACAAAACTTCAGCTACGATTTGAAAAATATTCAACATTACTATCAACACTATTTGTTGCAAATGGAGTTTTGGCAATCCTGCTTTCCAGACGATATTATTACCATCCAATATGAAAATGTTATCCATCAAACCGAGCAACAAATTCGGAAACTATTAGAATTCCTTAATCTTAATTTTGAAGTTAATTGTCTAGATTTTTATAAAAATGAACGTGCTGTTGCAACAGCAAGCGCTGAACAGGTTCGTCAGCCTATCAATACTAAGGGACTTGACGCCTGGCAACCATATCAACATCACTTATCAATATTGCTCTCAATATAA
- a CDS encoding CoA transferase subunit A: MAGFDKVVTDYSQAMSGLEDDMVVISGGFGICGIPEGLISEIKRKGTKGLTVVSNNCGIDGFGLGILLKDKQIKKMISSYVGENALFEQQLLDGELEVELTPQGTLAEKMRAGGAGIPAFYTATGYGTLVGEGKETKCFNGKNYILEQSIVGDFAIIKAWKADRYGNCIYRHTAQNFNPMAATAAKITVVEAEEIVEPGELEPSIIHTPGIYVDRVIKGDFEKRIEKITLSN, translated from the coding sequence ATGGCTGGGTTTGACAAAGTTGTCACCGATTACTCGCAAGCAATGAGTGGTCTGGAAGACGATATGGTTGTAATTTCCGGTGGCTTTGGGATTTGTGGCATTCCCGAGGGATTGATTAGCGAGATCAAACGTAAAGGCACTAAAGGATTAACCGTCGTGTCCAATAATTGTGGTATCGATGGCTTCGGCCTGGGCATTTTACTCAAAGATAAACAAATTAAAAAAATGATCTCATCTTACGTCGGTGAAAATGCATTGTTTGAGCAGCAGTTGTTAGATGGGGAACTAGAGGTAGAGCTAACACCACAAGGAACATTAGCCGAAAAAATGAGAGCTGGCGGTGCCGGAATTCCTGCATTTTATACCGCAACTGGTTATGGCACCTTAGTAGGTGAAGGTAAAGAAACGAAATGTTTCAATGGAAAAAATTATATTCTTGAGCAAAGCATTGTTGGTGACTTTGCCATTATCAAAGCGTGGAAAGCTGATCGCTATGGCAACTGCATTTATCGTCACACCGCGCAAAATTTCAATCCTATGGCCGCAACCGCCGCTAAGATCACCGTTGTCGAAGCCGAAGAAATCGTTGAGCCTGGCGAGCTAGAACCCTCCATCATTCATACTCCGGGAATATACGTAGATCGCGTTATAAAAGGTGATTTTGAAAAACGTATCGAAAAAATAACATTAAGCAACTAA
- the gcvA gene encoding transcriptional regulator GcvA translates to MRKIPPLNSLKSFEAAARQGSFNGAADELCVSVSAISHQIKQLEAYVGVDLFSRKNRNIELTDAGIKYYPVLREAFDLLAYGTEKLLKPQDSKTLTIQLYSTIAIRWLIPKLPDFQRRYPEINVRLHTSHEDVDFSHSDVDACIKIGSAREADLDYSYLFTSELFPVCSPGYLQKFPAQLTIDNLKDASLLQVHPSKHDWLFWLKNAKLENVDPDSGLQFDSYDHALSTALQGFGIAIGMQPYLQTELASGMLIEPFPELRCSHLYSWYFVCRKEKSHFKKIKVFQSWLIKQIEESADLSRLRK, encoded by the coding sequence ATGAGAAAAATACCACCACTTAATTCTCTAAAAAGTTTTGAGGCGGCAGCGAGGCAAGGTTCTTTTAATGGCGCTGCTGATGAACTCTGTGTTTCTGTTTCCGCAATTAGCCATCAAATAAAACAATTAGAGGCTTATGTGGGCGTTGATCTGTTTAGTCGTAAAAACCGAAATATTGAGTTAACAGATGCTGGCATAAAATATTATCCGGTCTTAAGGGAAGCATTTGATTTGCTCGCTTATGGTACCGAAAAACTGCTGAAGCCACAGGATTCAAAAACGCTCACAATTCAGCTGTATTCCACTATCGCTATTCGTTGGTTAATCCCCAAGTTACCAGATTTTCAGAGGCGCTATCCGGAAATAAATGTCAGATTACATACATCTCATGAAGATGTTGATTTTTCTCATAGTGATGTTGATGCTTGCATAAAAATTGGTTCGGCAAGGGAGGCTGACCTCGATTATAGCTATTTATTTACTTCAGAGTTATTTCCTGTTTGTAGCCCCGGTTACCTGCAAAAATTTCCAGCTCAACTTACTATTGATAACCTTAAAGATGCGTCGCTACTGCAGGTACACCCGTCAAAACATGACTGGTTGTTCTGGTTGAAAAATGCCAAACTTGAGAATGTTGACCCTGATTCAGGATTGCAATTCGATAGTTATGATCACGCGTTATCGACTGCGTTACAAGGGTTTGGAATTGCTATTGGTATGCAACCTTACCTGCAGACGGAGTTAGCAAGCGGTATGTTAATTGAGCCATTTCCTGAATTACGCTGTTCTCACCTATACAGTTGGTACTTTGTTTGTAGAAAAGAGAAGTCACATTTTAAAAAGATAAAAGTATTTCAATCTTGGTTAATCAAACAAATTGAAGAAAGTGCTGACCTATCAAGGCTGAGAAAGTAA